TTAACCTTAGGTTTATTTAAAAAACAGTTTATCGATCATCCCATTTTAGGTTTAAAATTTGCACTAATTAACATGGGTACTATCGGTTTTGGACTGCTAATATATTTATGGGTAAATAAAAAAAATACTCCTTTGTAAACTCATTATATAAAGAAAAATTGGAATCTTAAGATTCTCTCAATAAATTAAAAAGTTAACTTTAACCATTAACTCTAAGAATGTAATCGATGGATTTTAAAAATTTTAAAATAGTATTGACTAGTATTGCAATTTTGTTCTTATTTTCTTGTAATACTCTCAATACAGAAAATCAAAAACCTCAAAATCTTAAGGAAGAACTATTGGAAACAATCCAACAATTCAATACTGCTTTTCAAAAAGGTGATGTGGCTACCTTAAAAACAATGATTACTGATAATTATATACATACAAATGGGAGTTCTCAGCCTATAAAGAAAGAAGACTGGTTAGGCTACTTAAGCAAAAGGCAAAAACAAATAGCCTATGGAAACATTGAGGTGCTAGCATATAAAATGGATGAAGTACAAATAGAACTCTTCGGATCAACAGCTATTGTTTCTGCTAAAATAACAACCACCAACAAGGAAAATAATGAGGTAACAACAAAAGAATACAGAGTAACCAATGTTTGGGTAATCCAAAATGGAAACTGGAAAAGAGCCGGATTTCATGATGGAAAAATTTAGTACCTTTAAACATAAACTACCCTAAACTTCACTTATAATGAATAAAAAAATTGGACTAAAGGAAGCCATCTCTATTGGAATTGGCGGAATGGTTGGTGGTGGTATCTTTGCGGTACTTGGACTAGCTGTAGCACTAGCAAAAGGTGGTACACCTGTTTCTTTTTTAATTGCTGGTTTAATTGCATTAATTACCTCGTATAGTTATGTAAAACTATCACTTAAGTACCCAGATAGAGGTGGTACAGTGAAGTTTATCAATCAAGGTTTTGGTATTACTATTTTTAGTGGAGCTATTAATAATTTATTATGGATAAGTTATATCATCATGCTTGCCTTATACGCTTCTGCATTTGGTTCGTATGCTCCCAACCTATTTGAAATCACCAGCAATAAAGTTTTAGACACACATATTTATGCATCCGCAATTGTTGTTTTGGCTACAGTGATTAATTATTATAGCATTACAGTAGTAGGAAAAATAGAATCGTATGCGGTGGTTATTAAATTGGTAATTTTGTTAGCCTTTGTTGGTTTTGGTTTATATGGATTAGTTGGAAATCCACACTTAGAACAATTATCTCCACAACATTGGGAATCTTCGTTTAAGTTATTAACCGCTGGAATGGTCATTTTTGTTGCTTATGAAGGCTTTGAATTAATTGCCAATGCCGCTCCAGATATTGAAAATCCAACGAAAAATATTCCAAGAGCTTATTTTTGGTCAGTTATTTTTGTAATCTTTCTATATATCATTATTGCAGCGATTACAGTTGGTTCTTTAAATTTTACAGACATTGCTACCGCTCAGGATTATGTATTAGCCGAAGCTGCCAAACCTATGTTAGGTAAAATGGGCTTTACAATTATTACGATTGCTGCATTAATATCAACCTTCTCTGCTATCAATGCCTCTTTGTATGGAGGTAGTAGAGTGAACTATGAAATTGCAGAAGATGATGAACTTCCGAAGCAATTTACGTGTCAATTATGGAATCAACCTATTGGATTATTTATCACTGCTATTGTAACACTTGTTTTAGTGAATACTTTACAGTTAGAAAGCATTTCTACGGCAGGAAGTGTAGGCTTTTTATTGATTTTTTCTATTGTTAATTTTGTCGGATTCAAACTTGCCAAAGATACTGGAAGTAATAAACTCATTCCTTTAATTGGAGCCATACTATGCTTCTTTGCCATGTTAGCTTTATTAATACAACATTACTCAGTAAGTAAAACAGACGTTTTTATTGCTATTGGAATTATTGTATTTAGTTTTGTAATTGAATTCGTTTATAAAAAATTAGAAGACCGAAAAAAAACGTCCTAATGATTCAATTTATCAAAGAAGTATTTTCGCATTTCTTTAATAGTAATACTTTTCAAAAAGGAGCCTCTTTAGCATATTATGCAGTGTTTTCCTTATTGCCCATTATCATTATCATCACCTCTCTTTTAGGGGTATTCTTTGGAGAGCAAGCCGTTTCAGGAGAAATATACCATCAACTTAAAGATACTTTAGGTAGTGACGCAGCCAACCAAATACAAAACATTATTAAAAATCAACACGCACATCATAATAATGTGCTAACTACGAGTATAGGAT
The sequence above is a segment of the Tenacibaculum sp. 190130A14a genome. Coding sequences within it:
- a CDS encoding APC family permease; this translates as MNKKIGLKEAISIGIGGMVGGGIFAVLGLAVALAKGGTPVSFLIAGLIALITSYSYVKLSLKYPDRGGTVKFINQGFGITIFSGAINNLLWISYIIMLALYASAFGSYAPNLFEITSNKVLDTHIYASAIVVLATVINYYSITVVGKIESYAVVIKLVILLAFVGFGLYGLVGNPHLEQLSPQHWESSFKLLTAGMVIFVAYEGFELIANAAPDIENPTKNIPRAYFWSVIFVIFLYIIIAAITVGSLNFTDIATAQDYVLAEAAKPMLGKMGFTIITIAALISTFSAINASLYGGSRVNYEIAEDDELPKQFTCQLWNQPIGLFITAIVTLVLVNTLQLESISTAGSVGFLLIFSIVNFVGFKLAKDTGSNKLIPLIGAILCFFAMLALLIQHYSVSKTDVFIAIGIIVFSFVIEFVYKKLEDRKKTS
- a CDS encoding nuclear transport factor 2 family protein, which translates into the protein MDFKNFKIVLTSIAILFLFSCNTLNTENQKPQNLKEELLETIQQFNTAFQKGDVATLKTMITDNYIHTNGSSQPIKKEDWLGYLSKRQKQIAYGNIEVLAYKMDEVQIELFGSTAIVSAKITTTNKENNEVTTKEYRVTNVWVIQNGNWKRAGFHDGKI